Below is a window of Desmonostoc muscorum LEGE 12446 DNA.
ACAGCGAAATACTTTTCAAACAACCTCTAACTCTTTTTTCTGGGTTTGTGAGAAATCCGGGTTCAATCCATATTTGTGATTGTGGTTATCGACTACGTACTATTGTGGTAATGTTAAGTACGTTTGGTAAGCAAAAGAGAAAAGCATTGTTAAGCGAATATCATAGAAAAAAGTTACTGCATCACTTTTACTGTCTGGATGCTGATAATTCAGGCTTCATTGGGAAAGAAGATGCTGAGATTTTTGCTCAGAGGTTCGCCAACATCCGTGGTGCAGACCTTGGTTCAGAGATTCACAAAGATTTGTTGTTTAAGTGGCTTGATGTTTGGGAAAATTTTTGGTCTAAAGCGGATTTGGATGGAGATGGTAAGGTAAGTCCCGAAGAATTTTGTCAGGGCATAGAGAAAGCCGTTTCAAATCCAGATTACAATGACCCTTTAATAGAGACTGTGTTTGACATTGTTGATTTAGACGGTGATGGTCAGATATCACAACAAGAGCATCGTCTCTTTTTCAGTGTGTTTGACTTAGATGCTGAAAAATCAGCTTTTGTTTTCTCCAAGCTTGATATCGATCAAGACGGCATCCTCTCTAAAGAAGAGTTTGTTTCTGCTAAGAGAGAATTTCTAAGTGAAAAGGAACCCGGTGCTGTAGGCAACTGGTTTTGGGGTTCTGTGGAGTAATGCAGATTCCAAATAAAAAAAACCCCCGAAGCTTCGAGGGGTTTTTTTAAATTAGTTTTTCAACAATTTTTAGAATGGAGCGATCGCATCAGCAATTCAGCTATTTCAAAATATCTAACGCCATCGGCTTAAGTT
It encodes the following:
- a CDS encoding EF-hand domain-containing protein, which encodes MLSTFGKQKRKALLSEYHRKKLLHHFYCLDADNSGFIGKEDAEIFAQRFANIRGADLGSEIHKDLLFKWLDVWENFWSKADLDGDGKVSPEEFCQGIEKAVSNPDYNDPLIETVFDIVDLDGDGQISQQEHRLFFSVFDLDAEKSAFVFSKLDIDQDGILSKEEFVSAKREFLSEKEPGAVGNWFWGSVE